Proteins co-encoded in one Kutzneria chonburiensis genomic window:
- a CDS encoding type 2 lanthipeptide synthetase LanM family protein: MTKSATFWWAGGLTLHERLPRPSQQVSGTANALARLERWRRAHEELAPDWFERRLAAAGLDEKLLTGLLAETPDALARRVARPGWADFVDSALTTPTGHRKEFGDDWIGALATGLRPLVEIAEAAVAGTADPEVTGGFVHCLGRCLARLAARTLVLELNRARARGRLTGGTPAERFAEFARRPDLDALFAEYPVLARLLAQTCQQAVAAHLELLERLTSDRDAIVETLLDGIDPGPLARIESTGGDAHQHGRSVALITFADGRTVVYKPRPLDLHNHFNDLLDWLNGRVHDLSLRRVTLLCRDGYGWQEFVSSASCEEVTGLSRFYRRQGALLAVLYAVDGSDMHYENLIAAGDQPVLVDVETLFHPTMQVDTATGHDPAAQELVRSVFRTALLPQVMLGENGSLDLSGLGGDQGVFPTDGVGWDDAGTDSMRLVRRPVAMRGGRNRPRLGDQEAEPRDYQAALLTGFQAAYDAIVEHRVSFVDLLRTCADDELRFVARPTALYATLLDESTHPDVLRDALDRDSVFDLLWTDSLDDPMRRRLVPHEIADLWAGDVPMFTCHAGSRDVFSATGVRLPNLLAESGLAAAESKIADMGEIDRHNQEWLIRASFATRPQPVSHRGVDMLPGAVATVVPDPQRLLAAACGIADELVGRAVPGADRTNWLGLELVDDRQWTVLPMGAGLANGYPGLALFLAQLAKLTGAPRYGDLARQAIQPIPRLLDALGDDLALALAVGSGGFHGLGGICYALARLHRLLGDDAEVLGWLTTAVRLATALETEAGDEPADVANGLAGGLAAMLAVHAESGLSTAGTLAIRYADRLATGRHATTDQVGFARGPAGAGWALLRLASVIGSDRHEAAGNSFLAADGDLAARSADHGWCAGIPGSLLARIGRAEEGLGHWVDALAGLPPLRDLSLCHGELGAIEALIAVGHTGAVSRRAGLVLGSLDQYGARCGTPNEVPTPGLLSGLAGIGYGLLRLGFADQVPSVLLLDV, encoded by the coding sequence GTGACGAAGTCAGCGACGTTCTGGTGGGCCGGGGGCCTGACCCTGCACGAGCGGTTGCCCCGCCCGTCGCAGCAGGTCAGCGGCACCGCGAACGCGCTGGCCCGGCTGGAGCGGTGGCGCCGGGCGCACGAGGAGCTGGCCCCCGACTGGTTCGAACGGCGGCTCGCGGCCGCCGGTCTGGACGAGAAGCTGCTGACCGGCCTGCTGGCCGAGACACCGGACGCGCTGGCCCGCCGGGTCGCCCGTCCCGGCTGGGCCGACTTCGTGGATTCGGCCCTGACCACGCCGACCGGGCACCGCAAGGAGTTCGGCGACGACTGGATCGGCGCGCTGGCCACCGGCCTGCGGCCGCTGGTGGAGATCGCCGAGGCGGCGGTGGCCGGCACGGCCGATCCCGAGGTCACCGGCGGTTTCGTGCACTGCCTCGGCCGCTGCCTTGCCCGCCTGGCCGCCCGCACGCTGGTGCTGGAGCTGAACCGGGCCCGGGCCCGCGGCCGGCTGACCGGCGGCACGCCGGCCGAGCGGTTCGCCGAGTTCGCCCGCCGCCCCGACCTGGACGCGCTGTTCGCCGAGTACCCGGTGCTGGCCCGGCTGCTGGCCCAGACGTGCCAGCAGGCCGTCGCCGCGCACCTTGAGCTGCTCGAGCGTCTCACGTCCGATCGCGACGCCATCGTCGAAACCCTGCTGGACGGCATCGACCCGGGTCCGCTGGCCCGCATCGAGTCCACCGGCGGCGACGCCCACCAGCACGGCCGCTCGGTCGCGCTGATCACGTTCGCCGACGGCCGGACCGTCGTCTACAAGCCGCGCCCGCTCGACCTGCACAACCACTTCAACGACCTGCTGGACTGGCTCAACGGCCGGGTCCACGACCTGAGCCTGCGCCGGGTGACGCTGCTGTGCCGCGACGGCTACGGCTGGCAGGAGTTCGTCTCCTCGGCCTCGTGCGAGGAAGTGACCGGGCTGAGCCGGTTCTACCGCCGCCAGGGGGCGCTGCTCGCCGTCCTGTACGCCGTCGACGGCAGCGACATGCACTACGAGAACCTGATCGCCGCCGGCGACCAGCCGGTGCTGGTGGACGTGGAAACCCTGTTCCACCCGACGATGCAGGTGGACACGGCGACCGGCCACGACCCGGCCGCGCAGGAGTTGGTGCGCTCGGTGTTCCGCACCGCGCTGCTGCCGCAGGTGATGCTGGGCGAGAACGGCTCGCTCGACCTGTCCGGACTGGGCGGTGACCAGGGCGTCTTCCCGACCGATGGGGTGGGTTGGGACGACGCCGGCACGGACTCGATGCGGCTGGTCCGGCGGCCGGTTGCGATGCGGGGAGGGCGCAACCGGCCGCGTCTGGGCGACCAGGAGGCCGAGCCGCGCGACTACCAGGCCGCGCTGCTGACCGGCTTCCAGGCCGCGTACGACGCGATCGTCGAGCACCGGGTTTCCTTCGTCGACCTGCTGCGCACCTGCGCCGACGACGAGCTGCGCTTCGTGGCCCGCCCGACCGCGCTGTACGCGACGCTGCTGGACGAGTCGACGCACCCGGACGTGCTGCGCGACGCCCTCGACCGGGACAGCGTGTTCGATCTGCTGTGGACGGACTCGCTGGACGACCCGATGCGCCGCCGTCTCGTGCCGCACGAGATCGCCGACCTGTGGGCCGGCGACGTGCCGATGTTCACCTGCCACGCCGGCTCGCGGGACGTCTTCTCGGCCACCGGGGTCCGGCTGCCCAACCTGCTCGCGGAGTCCGGCCTGGCCGCCGCCGAGTCGAAGATCGCCGACATGGGCGAGATCGACCGGCACAACCAGGAATGGCTGATCCGGGCCTCGTTCGCGACCCGCCCGCAGCCCGTGTCGCACCGCGGTGTCGACATGCTGCCCGGCGCGGTGGCCACCGTCGTACCCGATCCGCAGCGGCTGCTCGCCGCGGCCTGCGGCATCGCCGACGAGCTGGTCGGCCGGGCGGTGCCCGGTGCGGACCGGACGAACTGGCTCGGCCTGGAACTCGTGGACGACCGCCAGTGGACCGTGCTGCCGATGGGCGCCGGCCTGGCCAACGGCTACCCCGGTCTGGCGTTGTTCCTGGCGCAGCTGGCCAAGCTGACCGGCGCGCCCCGGTACGGCGATCTGGCCCGGCAGGCGATCCAGCCCATCCCACGGCTGCTGGACGCCCTCGGTGACGACCTCGCGCTGGCGCTGGCCGTCGGCTCCGGCGGCTTCCACGGCCTCGGCGGCATCTGCTACGCCCTGGCCCGGCTGCACCGGCTGCTCGGCGACGACGCCGAGGTGCTGGGCTGGCTGACCACGGCCGTCCGGCTGGCCACCGCGCTGGAGACCGAGGCCGGCGACGAGCCGGCCGACGTGGCCAACGGCCTGGCCGGCGGGCTGGCGGCGATGCTCGCCGTGCACGCCGAGAGCGGCCTGTCCACGGCCGGCACGCTGGCCATCCGCTACGCCGACCGGCTGGCCACCGGCCGCCACGCCACCACCGACCAGGTCGGCTTCGCCCGCGGCCCGGCCGGTGCCGGCTGGGCCCTGCTGCGGCTGGCCTCGGTGATCGGCAGCGACCGGCACGAGGCGGCCGGCAACAGCTTCCTGGCTGCGGACGGGGATCTCGCGGCCCGGTCGGCGGATCACGGGTGGTGCGCCGGCATTCCCGGATCGCTGCTGGCGCGGATCGGCCGTGCGGAGGAAGGGCTCGGCCACTGGGTGGACGCCCTGGCGGGACTTCCGCCGCTGCGTGACCTGAGTCTGTGCCACGGTGAGCTCGGCGCCATCGAGGCGCTCATCGCGGTCGGCCACACCGGCGCCGTCAGCCGGCGGGCCGGCCTGGTGCTCGGCTCGCTCGACCAGTACGGGGCGCGCTGCGGCACGCCCAACGAGGTCCCCACGCCCGGACTGCTGAGCGGTCTGGCCGGCATCGGCTACGGGCTGCTCCGACTCGGCTTCGCCGACCAGGTGCCATCGGTGCTCCTGCTCGACGTATGA
- a CDS encoding helix-turn-helix transcriptional regulator has product MQTRAPLLVGRDAELTELTRALSGTRAGRGGSAFLVGEAGIGKSRLAAMATGRAFDAGMRVLRGRGSTIGPMVPFRPLTEALLSLFRGGEPFDDNELGPYRPVLGRLIPEWAAAAPPQPVSLVVLAEAVLRLLSVAGRGRGCLLVLEDLHDADAETLAVVEYLTDNLELQPVMLLATIRGEPCAALDLARASEQRRTGTLAELRRLDRVQVRSMAASCLEIPLAEVADEVVQRLWVDSAGNPFIVEELLHGMVSNGLLVPSGDGWQVVGQLRTEVPAAVVRSIANRTDRLGPQGRMLLSVAAVLGHRFPLSVVRKVADIDDRGLLSHLHAGVAAQLVTPDEPAPDWYAFRHPLTAEALLSQLTPIDRAELSSKAADAVLELHPSLPGHWCQLVASLRLDAGEDAAAGRLFAEAGRRALRDGAAGSAITLLDKANRLLTRKLDAGIRADILESLLPALAEAGHFDRAFQLAGKLADLDGDGLDTRRRAALHTRLAKVAYLAGRPLDGVEQVTAARTLLGADAADEDTAPVDVVAAYLELDTPRPDRLARAEALARRAVAAAERSSQPVVACEAWELLGIIAREHDITRAMECLEKAKQLGEQHQLPMQRAYAMMRLAGIDWLSTADTATLERARQEALRIGAITMAYNADAIIALHTVLGGDYDLASERIIACGESARRLQHGSIVRYVLMTKATLAAHQGRRKEMEDALAEFRQWGGEKSQELPLSFGLARVFCALLEENRELADRELAEALSLEAENPTTFHLAGRHGLDLLLGVLEGRFAWAEHESVMSTPAGGMRWNRHFTELAGAVLYGREGKVEQAECAMASAQQVGGAFPMARNLGLRLVAEPAHVDGWGDPVTWLRNAEEYFHRNNVTGTASACRALLRQVGVSVQQRRVGADQVPSALRSVGVTVREYDVFRLLVERLGNKAIANRLHISPRTVEKHVASLIAKTQQPDREALSTYASAILAP; this is encoded by the coding sequence ATGCAGACCCGCGCGCCATTGTTGGTCGGCCGCGACGCCGAGCTGACCGAGCTCACGCGGGCGCTGTCCGGGACTCGCGCCGGCCGTGGGGGATCGGCGTTCCTGGTCGGCGAGGCGGGGATCGGCAAGTCGCGGCTGGCCGCGATGGCCACCGGGCGGGCCTTCGACGCCGGCATGCGAGTGCTGCGCGGTCGGGGCTCGACCATCGGCCCGATGGTGCCGTTCCGTCCGTTGACCGAGGCTTTGCTGTCGCTGTTTCGCGGCGGGGAGCCGTTCGACGACAACGAACTCGGCCCGTATCGTCCCGTTCTGGGCCGATTGATACCTGAGTGGGCCGCGGCTGCGCCGCCGCAGCCGGTGTCGCTGGTGGTGCTGGCCGAGGCCGTGCTACGGCTGTTGTCGGTGGCCGGTCGCGGGCGTGGATGCCTGCTGGTGCTTGAGGATCTGCACGACGCCGACGCCGAGACGCTGGCCGTCGTGGAATACCTGACGGACAATCTGGAATTGCAGCCGGTGATGCTGCTGGCCACCATTCGGGGCGAGCCCTGCGCGGCTTTGGACCTGGCCCGGGCCAGCGAGCAGCGGCGCACCGGCACGCTGGCCGAACTGCGGCGGCTCGACCGCGTGCAGGTGCGGTCGATGGCCGCGTCGTGCCTGGAGATCCCGCTGGCCGAGGTGGCCGACGAGGTCGTGCAGCGGCTGTGGGTGGACAGCGCCGGCAATCCGTTCATCGTCGAGGAACTGTTGCACGGCATGGTGAGCAACGGTCTGCTCGTGCCCAGCGGCGACGGCTGGCAGGTGGTCGGGCAGCTGCGCACCGAGGTGCCGGCGGCGGTGGTGCGCAGCATCGCCAACCGCACGGATCGGCTTGGCCCGCAAGGCCGAATGCTACTGTCGGTGGCTGCCGTGCTGGGTCACCGGTTCCCACTTTCGGTGGTACGCAAGGTCGCCGACATCGACGATCGTGGACTGCTGTCCCATCTGCACGCCGGCGTGGCCGCGCAGCTCGTCACCCCCGACGAGCCCGCGCCGGACTGGTACGCCTTCCGACATCCGCTGACCGCGGAGGCGTTGCTCAGCCAGCTCACGCCCATCGACCGGGCCGAGCTGTCCTCCAAGGCCGCCGATGCCGTGCTGGAACTGCATCCGTCGCTGCCCGGCCACTGGTGCCAGCTGGTCGCTTCGCTGCGGTTGGACGCCGGCGAGGACGCCGCGGCCGGTCGGCTGTTCGCCGAAGCCGGGCGACGGGCGTTGCGTGACGGGGCCGCCGGGTCCGCGATCACGTTGCTGGACAAGGCCAATCGTCTGCTGACCCGAAAGCTGGACGCCGGCATCCGGGCCGACATCCTGGAGTCGCTGCTGCCGGCGCTGGCCGAAGCCGGGCATTTCGACCGGGCCTTCCAGCTCGCCGGCAAGCTCGCCGATCTCGACGGCGACGGCCTGGACACCCGGCGGCGGGCCGCTCTGCACACCCGGCTGGCCAAGGTCGCGTATCTGGCCGGGCGTCCGCTGGACGGCGTGGAACAGGTCACGGCCGCCCGGACCCTGCTCGGTGCTGACGCCGCCGACGAGGACACCGCGCCGGTCGATGTCGTTGCGGCGTATCTGGAACTGGACACGCCTCGCCCGGATCGGCTGGCCCGGGCCGAGGCTTTGGCCCGTCGGGCGGTGGCCGCCGCCGAGCGTTCGTCGCAGCCGGTGGTGGCCTGTGAGGCGTGGGAACTGCTCGGGATCATCGCCCGTGAACACGACATCACGCGGGCCATGGAGTGCCTGGAGAAGGCCAAGCAGCTCGGCGAGCAGCACCAGCTGCCGATGCAGCGCGCGTACGCCATGATGCGGCTGGCCGGTATCGACTGGCTGTCCACTGCGGACACTGCCACCCTGGAACGGGCCCGGCAGGAAGCGCTGCGGATCGGCGCGATCACCATGGCCTACAACGCCGACGCCATCATCGCGCTGCACACCGTGCTCGGCGGGGACTACGACCTCGCGTCCGAGCGGATCATCGCCTGCGGCGAGTCGGCCCGTCGGCTCCAACACGGCTCGATCGTCCGATACGTGTTGATGACCAAGGCGACCTTGGCCGCACATCAGGGGCGGCGCAAGGAGATGGAGGACGCCCTGGCCGAATTCCGGCAGTGGGGCGGGGAGAAGTCGCAGGAACTGCCGCTTTCCTTCGGTCTGGCCCGGGTTTTCTGTGCCCTGTTGGAGGAGAACCGCGAGCTGGCCGATCGTGAGCTCGCGGAGGCACTGTCGCTGGAAGCCGAGAATCCCACGACGTTCCATCTGGCCGGGCGGCACGGGTTGGACCTGTTGTTGGGTGTGCTGGAGGGCCGTTTCGCGTGGGCCGAACATGAGTCCGTGATGTCCACGCCGGCCGGCGGGATGCGCTGGAACCGGCACTTCACCGAGCTCGCCGGGGCCGTGCTCTACGGGCGTGAAGGCAAGGTGGAGCAGGCCGAGTGCGCCATGGCGTCGGCGCAGCAGGTTGGCGGGGCCTTCCCGATGGCCCGCAACCTCGGTTTGCGCCTGGTCGCCGAGCCCGCTCACGTGGACGGGTGGGGTGATCCGGTCACGTGGCTCCGCAATGCCGAGGAATACTTCCACCGCAACAACGTCACCGGCACCGCGTCGGCGTGCCGGGCCCTGCTGCGGCAGGTCGGCGTGTCCGTGCAGCAGCGTCGGGTCGGCGCCGACCAGGTGCCCAGCGCCCTGCGGTCCGTCGGCGTCACCGTGCGGGAGTACGACGTCTTCCGGCTGCTGGTGGAACGCCTGGGCAACAAGGCCATCGCCAACCGGCTGCACATCTCCCCCCGTACCGTGGAGAAGCACGTCGCCAGCCTCATCGCCAAGACCCAGCAGCCCGACCGCGAGGCGTTGAGCACCTACGCGAGCGCGATTTTGGCTCCCTGA
- a CDS encoding glucosaminidase domain-containing protein, translated as MNTVSRARRIGVAAMVALGVVLTGVTQIDAFGATSSVADAVKAGAFSPNSTQSNADFINAAGPAAQPSQADYGVPASVTVAQAVLESNWGNAAPNNNYFGIKCAGGDHGPIANGCANLPTTECDPGCHTVMASFRTYASMADSFRDHGLFLRSNSRYGNAFHYTSNPDQFVREVAAAGYATDPSYASKVISIMQANNLYRFNTTTASYASLAVYRPSDNNFYVRKADGTLLGQTPFGEQGDVPLAGHFQDSAYDNLAVFRPSNASFYIRAADGSLLTQVFFGQTGDVPVVGHFEDSNYDNLAVYRPSNSTFYIRKSDGSVLTQVAFGQSGDIPVIGHFEDSSYDNLAVYRPSTSTFYIRKSDGTVLTQVVFGQSGDIPVTGHFENSSYDNLAVYRPSDSNYYIRKSDGSLLTKVAFGQTGDLPVVGHFQ; from the coding sequence ATGAACACCGTTTCGCGGGCCCGGCGCATCGGCGTGGCGGCCATGGTCGCCCTGGGCGTGGTGCTGACCGGCGTGACCCAGATCGACGCGTTCGGTGCGACGAGCTCCGTGGCCGACGCGGTGAAGGCCGGCGCGTTCAGCCCGAACTCGACGCAGAGCAATGCCGACTTCATCAACGCGGCCGGCCCGGCGGCCCAGCCCTCGCAGGCCGACTACGGCGTGCCGGCCTCGGTCACCGTCGCCCAGGCCGTCCTGGAGTCGAACTGGGGCAACGCCGCCCCGAACAACAACTACTTCGGCATCAAGTGCGCCGGCGGTGACCACGGTCCGATCGCCAACGGCTGCGCCAACCTGCCGACCACCGAGTGCGACCCGGGCTGCCACACCGTGATGGCCTCGTTCCGCACCTACGCCTCGATGGCCGACTCGTTCCGCGACCACGGCCTGTTCCTCCGGTCGAACAGCCGCTACGGCAACGCCTTCCACTACACCAGCAACCCGGACCAGTTCGTCCGCGAGGTGGCGGCCGCCGGCTACGCGACCGACCCGAGCTATGCGAGCAAGGTCATCAGCATCATGCAGGCCAACAACCTGTACCGCTTCAACACCACCACCGCCTCGTACGCCAGCCTCGCCGTGTACCGCCCGTCCGACAACAACTTCTACGTGCGCAAGGCCGACGGCACACTGCTCGGCCAGACCCCCTTCGGCGAGCAGGGCGACGTGCCGCTGGCCGGCCACTTCCAGGACAGCGCCTACGACAACCTGGCCGTGTTCCGGCCGTCCAACGCCAGCTTCTACATCCGGGCGGCCGACGGCAGCCTGCTCACCCAGGTGTTCTTCGGGCAGACCGGTGACGTGCCGGTGGTCGGTCACTTCGAGGACAGCAACTATGACAACCTGGCGGTGTACCGGCCGTCGAACAGCACCTTCTACATCCGCAAGTCCGACGGCTCCGTGCTCACGCAGGTCGCGTTCGGTCAGAGCGGCGACATCCCCGTCATCGGTCACTTCGAGGACAGCAGCTACGACAATCTGGCCGTGTACCGGCCGTCCACCAGCACGTTCTACATCCGCAAGTCCGACGGCACCGTGCTCACCCAGGTCGTCTTCGGTCAGAGCGGCGACATCCCCGTCACCGGCCACTTCGAGAACAGCAGCTACGACAACCTGGCGGTGTACCGGCCGTCCGACAGCAACTACTACATCCGCAAGTCCGACGGCAGCCTGCTGACCAAGGTTGCCTTCGGCCAGACCGGCGACCTGCCGGTGGTCGGCCACTTCCAGTAA
- a CDS encoding CHAP domain-containing protein, whose protein sequence is MAASFYSYGTRHGTIANAPRVGDAAVFSPTNSTGNIQHVAIVTQVNSNGTIAVENGNFGDNPSVSRVVPATINSTVGSYSSAEGYNLVGYVAPVGVANTSSYASLAVYRPSNSNFYVRKADGTLLTQTAFGQTNDQPLAGHFEDSSYDNLAVYRPSEASFYIRKSDGTLFTQVFFGQAGDLPLVGHFEDSAYDNLAVYRPSEAAFYIRKSDGTVLSRIPFGQTGDIPLAGHFENNAYDNLAVYRPSNNTFYIRKSDGTTLTQVAFGQSGDIPVAGHFEDNAFDNLAVYRPSNDTYYIRKSDGTLLTQVVFGEPGDLPVVGYFQ, encoded by the coding sequence ATGGCGGCCAGCTTCTACAGCTACGGCACGCGACACGGCACGATCGCCAACGCTCCTCGGGTCGGTGACGCGGCCGTGTTCAGCCCGACCAACTCCACCGGCAACATCCAGCACGTCGCGATCGTCACCCAGGTGAACTCGAACGGAACCATCGCCGTCGAGAACGGCAACTTCGGCGACAATCCGTCGGTGTCGCGGGTGGTGCCGGCGACGATCAACAGTACGGTCGGCTCATACAGCTCGGCCGAGGGATACAACCTGGTCGGATACGTCGCCCCGGTCGGCGTCGCCAACACGAGCTCGTACGCCAGCCTTGCCGTGTACCGGCCGTCCAACAGCAATTTCTATGTCCGCAAGGCCGACGGCACGCTGCTCACGCAGACCGCTTTCGGGCAGACGAACGATCAACCCCTCGCCGGTCACTTCGAGGACAGCAGCTACGACAACCTGGCGGTCTACCGCCCGTCGGAAGCCAGCTTCTATATTCGCAAGTCGGACGGCACCCTGTTCACCCAGGTGTTCTTCGGGCAGGCCGGCGACCTCCCGCTGGTCGGTCATTTCGAGGACAGCGCCTATGACAACCTGGCCGTGTATCGCCCGTCGGAGGCGGCGTTCTACATTCGCAAGTCGGATGGCACCGTACTCAGCCGGATCCCGTTCGGACAAACCGGTGACATTCCGCTGGCCGGGCATTTCGAGAACAATGCATACGACAACCTCGCGGTGTACCGCCCGTCGAACAACACGTTCTACATTCGCAAGTCGGACGGCACGACGCTGACCCAGGTCGCGTTCGGCCAGAGCGGCGACATCCCGGTCGCCGGCCATTTCGAGGACAACGCGTTCGACAACCTGGCGGTCTACCGCCCGTCGAACGACACCTACTACATCCGCAAGTCCGACGGCACCCTGCTCACCCAGGTCGTCTTCGGTGAGCCGGGCGACCTGCCCGTTGTCGGCTACTTCCAGTGA
- a CDS encoding BTAD domain-containing putative transcriptional regulator, with product MGRKAFAVAAMLAVRLGEHVPVDELADVVWAGNPPAKFRESLYTYVSSLRRALRRPESITRSGAGYRLELDRAEVDLHAFDDLAEHGRRLAAAGDYRAAAAKFTAALTLWRGDALAGLPGSWVAARRQEFADQRLVVMADRVDAELAAGDAEPVVSAPHRYGRRDVSLGQLPRPRQLPADVADFTGRADQLTQLSALLGRSDEGMPLGLITGRPGVGKSCLAVRAAHRASSQFPGGQLFARLGNADPADVLAAFLRALGLSVPSEVDERARLYRSVLADRPALVVLDDAVSEHQVRPLLPGGPGSAVLVTSRRSLTGLHDAKRLPLNPFGLNLGIELLAEIAGSDRVRAEADSAHEIVRLCGGVPLAVRIAGARLVTRPLLRLASLADRLRAPESVLTELVAGDLAVTEGLHWAYDQLAPPDRPALARLAAIGETALTPVKIAALLGLRRFEAEDLLDRLVGAHLVDAAEPGGHISHLVRAFLAGQRDEHAVSA from the coding sequence GTGGGGCGCAAGGCTTTTGCCGTCGCCGCGATGCTGGCCGTGCGCCTCGGCGAGCACGTGCCGGTGGACGAGCTGGCCGACGTGGTGTGGGCCGGCAATCCGCCGGCGAAGTTCCGGGAGAGCCTGTACACCTACGTTTCCTCGCTGCGACGGGCATTACGGCGGCCGGAGTCGATCACGCGCAGCGGGGCCGGGTATCGGCTGGAGCTCGACCGCGCCGAGGTCGACCTGCACGCGTTCGACGACCTGGCCGAGCACGGTCGACGCCTCGCCGCGGCAGGCGATTACCGTGCAGCCGCGGCAAAGTTCACCGCCGCGCTCACGTTGTGGCGTGGTGACGCGCTGGCCGGCCTGCCCGGCAGTTGGGTGGCGGCTCGGCGGCAGGAATTCGCCGATCAGCGGCTCGTGGTCATGGCGGACCGGGTCGACGCCGAGTTGGCCGCGGGCGACGCGGAGCCGGTGGTGTCGGCGCCGCACCGGTATGGTCGGCGCGACGTTTCACTCGGCCAGCTGCCCCGGCCCCGGCAGCTGCCGGCGGACGTCGCGGATTTCACCGGTCGCGCCGACCAGCTCACGCAGCTTTCGGCCTTGCTGGGCCGATCCGACGAGGGCATGCCGCTTGGTCTGATCACCGGGCGGCCCGGCGTCGGCAAGTCCTGTCTCGCGGTGCGGGCGGCGCACCGCGCATCCTCACAATTCCCTGGAGGGCAGCTGTTTGCCCGCCTCGGCAACGCCGATCCGGCGGACGTGCTCGCCGCTTTCCTTCGGGCGCTCGGCCTGTCCGTACCGTCCGAAGTGGACGAACGCGCGAGGCTGTACCGCAGTGTGCTGGCGGACCGGCCGGCGTTGGTGGTGCTGGACGACGCGGTGAGCGAGCACCAGGTCCGGCCGCTGCTGCCGGGTGGACCGGGTAGCGCGGTGCTGGTGACCAGCCGGCGTTCGCTGACCGGGTTGCACGACGCGAAAAGACTGCCGCTCAACCCCTTCGGCCTGAACCTCGGCATCGAGTTGCTGGCCGAAATCGCCGGTTCGGATCGGGTGCGGGCCGAAGCCGACAGCGCGCACGAGATCGTCCGGCTGTGCGGCGGAGTGCCGCTGGCCGTGCGGATCGCCGGCGCGCGGCTGGTCACGCGGCCGTTGCTGCGGCTGGCCAGCCTGGCCGACCGGCTGCGTGCCCCCGAGTCCGTGCTGACCGAGCTGGTCGCCGGCGATCTCGCGGTGACAGAGGGCCTGCACTGGGCCTACGACCAGCTGGCGCCCCCGGATCGACCAGCGCTGGCCCGGCTCGCCGCGATCGGCGAGACGGCGCTCACCCCGGTCAAGATCGCCGCCCTGCTCGGGCTGCGGCGGTTCGAGGCCGAGGACCTCCTGGACCGGCTGGTCGGCGCGCACCTGGTCGATGCGGCCGAGCCGGGTGGGCACATCAGCCATCTCGTCCGGGCCTTCCTGGCCGGGCAGCGCGACGAGCACGCCGTCAGCGCCTGA
- a CDS encoding MurR/RpiR family transcriptional regulator, producing the protein MSQRSGSTVDQIRAMLPGMPAAQRALAELILADPAGVARTTILDLSERCGVSTGSITRLCRSLGLSGYAALRIALASDSPAPRRGTWDGEVGIDAEDDIDRVAEVVAHSVGRIVAEAVAHLDLTDVERAAKLIGSAGRVIMSGVGGSSTVASELQQRLYRIGVPVWAWSDPHVALTGIALTSPGDVLVLFSHSGRTEETIALATEARTRAVTTVAVTNDPSSPLAELADIALVTGVSQLGFQHEVALARYAQLAVVDLIYITVARTTLDRTTRSMAVTAEAVRGRRGSTR; encoded by the coding sequence GTGTCGCAGCGAAGCGGATCGACGGTCGACCAGATCAGGGCGATGCTGCCGGGCATGCCGGCGGCGCAGCGGGCGCTGGCCGAGCTCATCCTGGCCGACCCGGCGGGGGTGGCCAGGACGACGATTCTCGATCTGTCCGAACGGTGCGGCGTCTCCACCGGCAGCATCACCCGGCTGTGCCGGTCGCTGGGCCTGAGCGGGTACGCCGCGCTGCGGATCGCGCTCGCCTCGGACAGCCCGGCGCCGCGCCGTGGCACCTGGGACGGCGAGGTCGGGATCGACGCCGAGGACGACATCGACCGCGTCGCCGAGGTGGTGGCGCACAGCGTGGGCCGGATCGTCGCCGAGGCGGTCGCGCACCTCGATCTCACGGACGTGGAACGGGCGGCGAAGCTCATCGGCTCGGCCGGCCGGGTGATCATGTCCGGTGTCGGCGGCAGCTCGACCGTGGCTTCCGAGTTGCAGCAACGCCTGTACCGCATCGGCGTGCCGGTCTGGGCCTGGTCCGATCCGCACGTCGCGCTCACCGGCATCGCCCTGACCTCGCCCGGCGACGTGCTCGTGCTGTTCTCGCACAGTGGCCGCACCGAGGAGACCATCGCGCTGGCGACCGAGGCGCGCACACGGGCCGTGACGACCGTCGCCGTCACCAACGATCCCAGTTCGCCGCTGGCCGAGCTTGCCGACATCGCCCTGGTCACCGGCGTGTCCCAGCTCGGTTTCCAGCACGAGGTGGCGCTGGCCCGGTACGCCCAGCTGGCCGTGGTCGACCTGATCTACATCACAGTGGCCCGCACGACGCTCGATCGCACCACCCGGTCCATGGCGGTCACCGCGGAGGCGGTGCGGGGCCGGCGCGGCAGCACTCGCTGA